From Streptomyces sp. NBC_00690, a single genomic window includes:
- a CDS encoding acyl-CoA dehydrogenase — MGHYKSNLRDIEFNLFEVLGRDQLYGTGPFAEMDVETAKSILAEITRLAENELAESFADSDRNPPVFDPTTGTAPVPASFKKSYQTFMDSEYWRLGLPEEIGGTTAPRSLIWAYAEMLLGSNPAIWMYSSGPSFAGLLYEEGTEEQKKVAEIAVEKQWGSTMVLTEPDAGSDVGAGRSKAVQQEDGSWHIEGVKRFITSGEHDMSENILHYVLARPEGAGPGTKGLSLFLVPKFHFDWETGELGERNGVYATNVEHKMGLKASNTCEITFGDRHPAKGWLIGDKHDGIRQMFMIIEFARMMVGTKAIATLSTGYLNALEYAKERVQGQDLVNFMDKTAPKVTITHHPDVRRSLMTQKAYAEGMRALVLYTASIQDEIAAKQATDKAAQDGQDTEHAESTEDAKALVALNDLLLPIVKGYGSEKSYEQLAQSLQIFGGSGYLQEYPVEQYIRDAKIDTLYEGTTAIQGQDYFFRKIVRDQGQALNALSEEIKKFLAIGTGGEDLAPARDSLAQATVDLEAMVGVMTNDLIATGDDVKNIYKVGLNTTRLLLASGDVVVGYLLLRGAAVAAEKLPTATPKDVPFYNGKIAAAKFFAANVLPGVSAERRLAESVDLALMDLDEAAF; from the coding sequence ATGGGGCACTACAAGTCGAATCTCCGCGACATCGAGTTCAACCTCTTCGAGGTCCTCGGTCGCGACCAGCTGTACGGCACCGGCCCGTTTGCGGAGATGGACGTCGAAACCGCCAAGAGCATCCTCGCCGAGATCACCCGCCTCGCGGAGAACGAGCTGGCGGAGTCCTTCGCCGACTCCGACCGCAACCCCCCGGTCTTCGATCCCACGACCGGCACCGCCCCGGTACCCGCGTCCTTCAAGAAGAGCTACCAGACCTTCATGGACTCCGAGTACTGGCGGCTCGGCCTGCCCGAGGAGATCGGCGGCACCACCGCGCCCCGCTCCCTGATCTGGGCCTACGCCGAAATGCTGCTGGGGTCCAACCCCGCGATCTGGATGTACTCGTCGGGCCCGTCCTTCGCCGGACTCCTCTACGAAGAGGGCACCGAGGAGCAGAAGAAGGTCGCCGAGATCGCCGTCGAGAAGCAGTGGGGCTCGACGATGGTCCTCACCGAGCCCGACGCGGGCTCCGACGTGGGCGCCGGTCGTTCCAAGGCGGTCCAGCAGGAGGACGGCTCCTGGCACATCGAGGGCGTGAAGCGGTTCATCACCTCGGGCGAGCACGACATGTCGGAGAACATCCTCCACTACGTCCTCGCCCGCCCCGAGGGCGCCGGCCCCGGCACCAAGGGCCTCTCCCTCTTCCTCGTACCGAAGTTCCACTTCGACTGGGAGACGGGCGAGCTCGGTGAGCGCAACGGCGTCTACGCCACGAACGTCGAGCACAAGATGGGTCTCAAGGCGTCCAACACCTGCGAGATCACCTTCGGCGACCGCCACCCGGCCAAGGGCTGGCTGATCGGCGACAAGCACGACGGCATCCGCCAGATGTTCATGATCATCGAGTTCGCCCGGATGATGGTCGGCACCAAGGCCATCGCCACCCTCTCCACCGGCTACCTCAATGCGCTGGAGTACGCCAAGGAGCGCGTCCAGGGCCAGGACCTGGTGAACTTCATGGACAAGACCGCTCCCAAGGTCACCATCACCCACCACCCCGACGTACGCCGCTCGCTGATGACACAGAAGGCGTACGCGGAGGGAATGCGCGCCCTCGTCCTCTACACCGCGTCCATCCAGGACGAGATCGCCGCCAAGCAAGCTACCGACAAGGCCGCTCAAGACGGCCAGGACACCGAGCACGCAGAGAGCACAGAGGACGCCAAGGCCCTCGTCGCCCTGAACGACCTGCTGCTGCCGATCGTCAAGGGCTACGGCTCGGAGAAGTCCTACGAGCAGCTCGCCCAGTCGCTCCAGATCTTCGGCGGCTCCGGGTACCTCCAGGAGTACCCCGTCGAGCAGTACATCCGGGACGCCAAGATCGACACCCTCTACGAGGGCACCACCGCCATCCAGGGCCAGGACTACTTCTTCCGGAAGATCGTCCGTGACCAGGGCCAGGCGCTGAACGCCCTCTCCGAGGAGATCAAGAAGTTCCTCGCCATCGGCACCGGCGGCGAGGACCTGGCACCCGCCCGGGACTCGCTCGCGCAGGCGACGGTGGACCTGGAAGCGATGGTCGGCGTCATGACGAACGACCTGATCGCCACCGGCGATGACGTCAAGAACATCTACAAGGTCGGGCTCAACACCACCCGGCTGCTGCTCGCCTCCGGCGATGTGGTCGTGGGCTATCTGCTGCTGCGCGGCGCCGCCGTCGCCGCCGAGAAGCTCCCCACCGCGACCCCGAAGGACGTGCCCTTCTACAACGGCAAGATCGCGGCGGCCAAGTTCTTCGCCGCCAACGTCCTGCCCGGCGTCTCCGCCGAGCGGCGGCTCGCCGAATCGGTGGACCTCGCCCTGATGGACCTCGACGAGGCCGCCTTCTAG
- a CDS encoding SseB family protein, translating to MYGYDQSQGAHQQYAPQQPYGGQTQGQPLYPEPSPPSLADAVRAFTTGSLSAEDFQQIFATSKVYCPRGDNPGFLALHNTQQPVIPMFTSLKELRRYAGKESKYFVITGAEMIDLLPTGYGFVLDMEGEHRMVFDAKAVEQMVDFAMRRMYG from the coding sequence ATGTACGGCTATGACCAGAGTCAGGGCGCTCACCAGCAGTACGCACCCCAGCAGCCATACGGGGGCCAGACGCAGGGGCAGCCGCTGTACCCGGAGCCGTCGCCGCCGTCGCTCGCCGATGCCGTACGGGCCTTCACCACCGGTTCCCTGTCCGCCGAGGACTTCCAGCAGATCTTCGCGACCTCGAAGGTCTACTGCCCGCGCGGCGACAATCCCGGCTTCCTGGCGCTCCACAACACCCAGCAGCCGGTCATCCCCATGTTCACCTCGCTCAAGGAGTTGCGGCGGTACGCGGGCAAGGAGTCCAAGTACTTCGTGATCACCGGCGCCGAGATGATCGACCTCCTTCCCACGGGTTACGGCTTCGTCCTCGACATGGAGGGGGAGCACCGCATGGTCTTCGACGCCAAGGCCGTCGAGCAGATGGTCGACTTCGCCATGCGCCGTATGTACGGGTAG
- a CDS encoding pirin family protein: MPAVTVENPLTLPRVAAPAEAANRPVLAVTTAPTGFEGEGFPVRRAFAGINYKYLDPFIMMDQMGEIEYAPGEPKGTPWHPHRGFETVTYLIDGTFIHQDSNGGGGTIQNGDTQWMTAGSGLLHIEAPPEQLVMSGGLFHGLQLWVNLPAADKMMAPRYQDIRGGQVQLLTSPDGGALMRVIAGELDGHEGPGITHTPITMIHATLRPGAQIRLPWRSDFNGLAYVLAGRGTVGEDRRPVQKGQTAVFGDGGALTVRADESQDSNTPDLEVVLLGGKPIREPMAHYGPFVMNTQDELRQAFEDFQAGRLGTIPAVHGM; this comes from the coding sequence ATGCCCGCAGTGACTGTCGAGAACCCGCTCACTCTGCCGCGCGTCGCCGCGCCCGCTGAGGCCGCGAACCGCCCGGTGCTCGCCGTGACGACCGCCCCCACCGGATTCGAGGGGGAAGGATTCCCGGTTCGCCGAGCGTTCGCCGGGATCAACTACAAGTACCTCGACCCGTTCATCATGATGGATCAGATGGGCGAGATCGAGTATGCGCCGGGAGAGCCGAAGGGCACCCCGTGGCACCCGCACCGCGGCTTCGAGACCGTCACGTACCTCATTGACGGAACCTTCATCCACCAGGACAGCAACGGTGGCGGTGGAACCATTCAAAACGGTGACACCCAGTGGATGACGGCCGGCTCCGGTCTGCTCCACATCGAGGCTCCCCCGGAGCAGCTGGTGATGTCGGGCGGACTCTTCCATGGACTCCAGCTGTGGGTGAACCTTCCGGCGGCGGACAAGATGATGGCACCGCGCTACCAGGACATCCGTGGCGGCCAGGTCCAGCTGCTGACCTCGCCCGACGGCGGCGCACTGATGCGTGTCATCGCGGGAGAGCTCGACGGGCACGAGGGGCCGGGCATCACGCACACCCCGATCACGATGATCCATGCGACGCTGCGGCCGGGTGCACAGATCAGACTGCCCTGGCGCAGTGACTTCAACGGTCTCGCCTATGTCCTCGCAGGTCGTGGCACGGTCGGTGAGGACCGCCGCCCCGTCCAGAAGGGGCAGACGGCCGTCTTCGGCGACGGCGGCGCACTGACGGTTCGGGCGGACGAGTCCCAGGACTCCAACACCCCCGATCTGGAGGTCGTGCTCCTCGGCGGCAAGCCGATCCGTGAGCCGATGGCGCACTACGGGCCGTTCGTGATGAACACCCAGGACGAGCTGCGCCAGGCGTTCGAGGACTTCCAGGCCGGCCGGCTGGGCACGATTCCGGCCGTGCACGGTATGTGA
- a CDS encoding alpha/beta hydrolase: MNTSTRVNKPPDRGRRALAVLLALSASTVALAVPGPAAAQQPAGVAAAPPPSIRWGACPKGDPPYPDPSPKAQCATIKVPLDWSKPKGAKIGIFVARHRATDPARRIGVLMSNPGGPGAPGADDALYADDPLSGYTPAMLQRFDMIGFDPRGIGRSQGARCDEAILDKIPNRPRNAAEFERLRTLNGRLADSCLKLTGQLAAHMDGESVARDMDAIRAALGERKISFIGHSYGTFLGERYARLFPNRLRALALDSAMDPDRPNAERFLTDGSTTINSALKRLATWCEKDPTCALKGKDLTAVTKTLFARADAGTLRDPGPNGPTRTKVSADRLSDFLTFALGKSAPDMAAEQLAALHTGKGEVRWIPVGSSLESRLVLCRDYDFRIRDYAQYRAIRERVAKAAPHVRYNSQALDTILGCQGWSMPPKPRPARAKGDLPPVLVANATHDLATPLPGARRMARAFPEATLFTMDVVGHWLYRRGGTEEAMRVIDAYLTRPRGK; this comes from the coding sequence ATGAACACGAGCACCCGTGTGAACAAGCCCCCGGACCGGGGTCGGCGAGCTCTGGCCGTACTCCTCGCCCTCTCCGCGTCCACCGTCGCCCTGGCCGTCCCCGGTCCGGCAGCCGCCCAGCAGCCTGCCGGTGTTGCCGCCGCCCCTCCCCCGTCGATCCGTTGGGGTGCCTGCCCCAAGGGCGATCCGCCCTATCCCGACCCCAGCCCGAAGGCGCAGTGCGCAACGATCAAGGTGCCGCTGGACTGGTCGAAGCCCAAGGGCGCGAAGATCGGTATCTTCGTGGCCCGCCACCGGGCCACCGATCCGGCGCGGCGCATCGGCGTGCTGATGTCGAACCCGGGCGGCCCCGGAGCGCCCGGAGCCGACGACGCCCTGTACGCGGACGACCCCCTCTCGGGCTACACCCCGGCGATGCTCCAACGCTTCGACATGATCGGCTTCGACCCGCGCGGCATCGGCCGCAGCCAGGGCGCCCGCTGCGATGAAGCGATCCTCGACAAGATCCCCAACCGCCCCCGCAACGCGGCCGAGTTCGAGCGGCTGCGCACCCTCAACGGTCGGCTCGCGGACAGTTGTCTGAAGCTGACGGGGCAGCTCGCCGCGCACATGGACGGGGAGAGCGTGGCCCGTGACATGGACGCGATCCGGGCCGCCCTCGGCGAACGCAAGATCAGCTTCATCGGCCACTCCTACGGCACCTTCCTCGGCGAACGCTATGCGCGCCTGTTCCCGAACAGGCTGCGCGCGCTGGCCCTCGACAGTGCGATGGACCCCGACCGCCCGAACGCGGAACGCTTTCTCACCGACGGCAGCACCACCATCAACAGTGCGCTGAAACGGCTCGCGACCTGGTGCGAGAAGGACCCGACCTGTGCGCTGAAGGGCAAGGACCTGACCGCCGTCACCAAGACCCTGTTCGCCCGCGCCGACGCGGGAACGCTCCGTGACCCGGGCCCGAACGGACCGACCCGGACCAAGGTCAGCGCCGACAGGCTGTCCGACTTCCTGACCTTCGCCCTCGGCAAGTCGGCCCCCGACATGGCAGCGGAACAGCTGGCCGCCCTCCACACCGGAAAGGGCGAGGTCCGCTGGATCCCCGTCGGCTCCAGCTTGGAGTCCCGGCTCGTGCTCTGCCGGGACTACGACTTTCGCATCCGCGACTACGCCCAGTACCGCGCCATCCGGGAGCGGGTCGCGAAGGCCGCCCCGCACGTCCGCTACAACTCCCAGGCACTGGACACCATCCTCGGCTGCCAGGGCTGGAGCATGCCGCCCAAGCCCCGACCCGCTCGGGCGAAAGGCGACCTCCCGCCCGTCCTCGTCGCCAATGCCACCCATGACCTCGCGACGCCCTTGCCAGGTGCACGGCGCATGGCACGCGCCTTCCCGGAAGCGACCCTGTTCACCATGGACGTCGTAGGCCACTGGCTCTACCGCAGGGGTGGGACGGAAGAGGCGATGCGTGTGATCGACGCCTACCTCACCCGCCCCCGAGGCAAGTAG
- a CDS encoding ABC transporter ATP-binding protein — MSGDSHPYAVEALDLGKKYRRGWALRECSFRLPAGCVSALVGPNGAGKSTFLGIAARLLRPTTGSLRLFGMEVSDPAALQRAAFVDQERPLYKGFTVAETLRLGRELNPHWDQAAAERIVEAGKVPFGARIGTLSSGQRTRVALSLAFGKRAELLLLDEPMADLDPLARHELSALLLSEAAEHGLTVLMSSHLLSELEEMCDHLVVLSGGRLRMAGYVDELVPAHRLVTGLADPGPGTGANDNGVLPAVFTERHAVVESRVTGRQFTALIRPGAELGDSYESVEPNLEEVLLAYLRSADVPALITPGADITATAPASQKEGMAA, encoded by the coding sequence ATGAGCGGCGATTCCCATCCGTACGCCGTCGAGGCTCTGGATCTGGGCAAGAAGTACCGGCGGGGCTGGGCCCTGCGCGAATGTTCCTTCCGACTGCCCGCAGGCTGCGTCAGCGCACTCGTCGGGCCGAACGGCGCCGGAAAGTCCACCTTCCTCGGCATCGCCGCCCGTCTGCTCCGCCCCACCACCGGCAGCCTCCGCCTCTTCGGCATGGAGGTCAGCGACCCGGCCGCACTCCAGCGCGCGGCGTTCGTGGACCAGGAACGCCCGCTCTACAAGGGGTTCACGGTCGCCGAAACCCTGCGACTGGGCCGCGAACTCAACCCGCACTGGGACCAGGCCGCCGCCGAACGGATCGTGGAAGCGGGAAAGGTGCCGTTCGGCGCCCGGATCGGCACCCTTTCCTCCGGCCAGCGCACCCGCGTGGCACTGTCCCTGGCCTTCGGTAAGCGCGCCGAACTCCTCCTCCTCGACGAGCCGATGGCCGACCTCGACCCGCTGGCCCGGCACGAACTCTCCGCGCTGCTCCTCTCGGAGGCAGCCGAACACGGCCTGACCGTACTGATGTCGTCCCACCTCCTGTCTGAACTGGAAGAGATGTGCGACCACCTGGTCGTCCTCTCCGGCGGCCGACTCCGCATGGCCGGATACGTGGACGAACTGGTCCCCGCCCACCGACTTGTCACCGGACTCGCCGACCCGGGCCCCGGCACCGGCGCCAACGACAACGGAGTCCTTCCCGCCGTCTTCACCGAGCGCCACGCCGTCGTCGAATCCCGTGTCACCGGACGGCAGTTCACCGCACTGATCCGCCCCGGCGCGGAGCTGGGCGACTCGTACGAGAGCGTGGAGCCGAACCTCGAAGAGGTGCTGCTCGCCTATCTGCGCTCCGCCGATGTACCCGCCCTGATCACTCCCGGAGCCGACATCACCGCCACCGCGCCGGCCTCGCAGAAGGAGGGAATGGCCGCATGA
- a CDS encoding ABC transporter permease: protein MNVLTKTEAPSDSTATPGRTFLRGMSWVAWRRNRTSLLLLIGGTTLFIAYCVYQRSLLIDFLDTPKAAELSQLLPQDEDKLANAFFVLSSLPLILGVFLGAPLLGAEQENSTLRLTTTQSLARLRVIGTTLAVPLLVIAALTTLITVVFTWTWRPVDTYFSGGDWWNNSVIYTTGPVLVALSLFTTSFGILAGAVLKRSVAAMGVTFITLTVGAMMVKDRMASFFVTPHRISYPMGGESGAGLKPGEVQVDNWVGTADGKLYGWGTCVRMTEAESTACVKKHGIVNDVVEYVKLDQLPAIQWSMTGILLALTVAMLAATVWWMRRKSL, encoded by the coding sequence ATGAACGTTTTGACGAAGACCGAGGCGCCGAGCGATTCGACCGCCACCCCCGGTCGCACCTTCCTGCGCGGGATGAGCTGGGTGGCCTGGCGCCGCAACCGCACTAGCCTGCTGCTGCTGATCGGCGGCACCACACTGTTCATCGCGTACTGCGTCTACCAGCGCAGTCTGCTCATCGACTTCCTGGACACACCGAAGGCCGCCGAACTCAGCCAGCTCCTGCCCCAGGACGAGGACAAGTTGGCGAACGCCTTCTTCGTACTCTCCTCGCTGCCGCTCATCCTCGGTGTGTTCCTCGGCGCCCCACTGCTCGGGGCCGAGCAAGAGAACAGCACGCTGCGGCTCACCACCACCCAGTCCCTTGCCCGGCTGCGCGTTATCGGGACGACACTGGCCGTGCCGCTGCTGGTCATCGCGGCCCTCACCACCCTGATCACGGTGGTCTTCACCTGGACCTGGCGACCGGTGGATACCTACTTCTCGGGAGGGGACTGGTGGAACAACAGTGTCATCTACACCACCGGCCCGGTGCTGGTGGCGCTCTCCCTCTTCACCACCTCGTTCGGCATCCTCGCCGGAGCGGTCCTCAAGCGCTCCGTGGCCGCCATGGGAGTCACCTTCATCACCCTCACCGTTGGGGCGATGATGGTGAAGGACCGCATGGCATCCTTCTTCGTCACCCCCCACCGGATCTCGTACCCGATGGGCGGCGAGAGTGGCGCCGGTCTGAAGCCCGGTGAAGTCCAGGTCGACAACTGGGTCGGCACCGCGGACGGAAAGCTTTACGGCTGGGGCACCTGCGTCCGTATGACCGAGGCGGAGAGCACGGCCTGTGTCAAGAAGCACGGCATCGTGAACGACGTGGTCGAGTACGTGAAGCTCGACCAGCTTCCGGCCATCCAGTGGTCCATGACAGGGATACTTCTGGCACTGACCGTCGCCATGCTCGCCGCCACGGTGTGGTGGATGCGACGCAAGTCGCTGTGA
- a CDS encoding GntR family transcriptional regulator, translated as MATYLQIVQQVKQALRLGVLVEGDRLPTAAQVAATTRVNPNTTLKAYRELEREGLVEPRPGVGTFVSQSLARPPSKDSERLTAELITWMDSARATGMEREDVRALLNATLDEQFPAPEGRG; from the coding sequence ATGGCCACGTACCTCCAGATCGTGCAGCAGGTCAAGCAGGCTCTGCGACTGGGCGTCCTGGTGGAGGGTGACCGCCTCCCCACCGCCGCCCAGGTCGCCGCGACCACCCGGGTCAACCCCAACACCACCCTCAAGGCGTACCGGGAACTGGAGCGCGAGGGCCTGGTGGAGCCCCGCCCGGGCGTCGGCACCTTCGTCAGCCAGTCCCTCGCCCGCCCGCCCTCCAAGGACAGCGAGCGACTGACGGCCGAACTGATCACCTGGATGGACAGCGCCCGCGCGACGGGAATGGAACGGGAGGACGTACGGGCGCTGCTGAACGCAACACTGGACGAACAGTTCCCGGCGCCGGAGGGGCGCGGGTAG
- a CDS encoding DUF397 domain-containing protein: MIETPSLRWIKSSYSDNGGTCVEWAPSYASANSVVPVRDSKNPTGPTLVVSTSAWSGLIALARTSEL, translated from the coding sequence ATGATCGAAACTCCTTCGCTCCGTTGGATCAAGTCCAGTTACAGCGACAACGGAGGCACCTGCGTCGAGTGGGCACCCTCCTACGCATCTGCCAACAGTGTCGTCCCCGTCCGTGACAGCAAGAACCCGACCGGCCCGACCCTCGTGGTCAGCACCTCCGCATGGTCAGGGCTCATCGCTCTCGCCCGCACCAGCGAGCTGTGA
- a CDS encoding helix-turn-helix domain-containing protein, which yields MNRKELTPGASPQAAFGAEIRSSRERHGWTQEELADRMGYSSTHISSVETGRKSPTLRLSRSADLALSTGDLFERKWREIRHGALLEGFPEYIGYEARAVEIRLFEVGIIPGLLQTPDYARVLTDSAIRRGAITPEQAGERIEFLAERQAGVLERPRPPMLLVVMDESCIRRPIGGAEIMAAQLQHLVDFAALPNTWLHVAPFDIGERRTFNRPVNLLTLADRSMVAYVESQTQGHLDRETTSVVPLLTAYHQLQAESASQTSSVDMINQVRKGAL from the coding sequence TTGAACCGCAAGGAGTTGACCCCAGGGGCGTCGCCGCAAGCAGCATTCGGTGCAGAGATTCGCAGCTCGCGAGAGAGACATGGGTGGACACAGGAAGAGCTAGCCGATCGAATGGGATACTCCAGCACGCATATTTCATCGGTTGAAACTGGACGCAAATCCCCGACCTTGCGTCTTTCGCGAAGCGCTGACCTGGCCTTAAGCACGGGAGATCTGTTCGAGCGCAAGTGGCGCGAGATTCGCCATGGCGCGCTACTGGAGGGCTTCCCGGAGTACATCGGGTACGAGGCCCGGGCAGTAGAGATCAGACTGTTCGAGGTCGGGATCATTCCGGGGCTCCTTCAGACCCCCGACTACGCGAGAGTGCTGACAGACAGCGCTATACGACGGGGAGCCATCACACCCGAACAAGCAGGCGAGCGGATCGAGTTCTTGGCAGAACGGCAGGCTGGAGTACTAGAACGCCCGCGTCCGCCCATGCTGCTCGTGGTCATGGACGAGAGCTGCATCCGCCGCCCAATCGGAGGCGCCGAAATCATGGCCGCCCAACTCCAACACCTGGTGGATTTCGCGGCACTTCCCAACACCTGGCTGCACGTTGCGCCGTTCGACATAGGAGAACGCCGCACGTTCAATCGACCGGTCAACCTGCTAACGCTTGCCGACCGCTCCATGGTTGCCTACGTCGAGTCTCAGACTCAGGGGCACCTGGACCGCGAAACCACCTCTGTGGTGCCTCTACTGACGGCATACCATCAACTACAGGCCGAATCAGCTTCACAAACATCATCCGTGGACATGATCAATCAGGTACGAAAGGGCGCCCTGTGA
- a CDS encoding AI-2E family transporter has protein sequence MQFPERSRLLPEPVRRLAAWCVVLLLVAGVAAVAIWLIGYLRTAVTPVLLALLGTALLGPLYRWLVRMGMHRSLAAGLTCAAVVAVVGGATYIVVSALIDSGDQIVSSLREAAKGLAEHFGAAGTSLDDLATNAKDLLTKFGGTAASGVISGLSVVGESIAIAVLALLLIFFFLRDSDKAAGLARVIAPGPNREVVEAMGRRAFEAVEGFMRGTTFIALIDAFCITIGLLILRVPGALGLGALVFVGAYIPYLGAFLSGAVAVLVALADRGWVIALWALGVVLAVQVLEGHVLQPMIQSRTVQMHPAVVMLAITAGAGVAGILGMLLAVPVTAAAFGIIGELRKVYGSGTTEGAQGAGTESAG, from the coding sequence GTGCAGTTCCCAGAGCGGTCGAGACTTCTGCCCGAGCCCGTGCGCCGGCTTGCCGCCTGGTGTGTCGTGTTGTTGCTGGTCGCCGGGGTGGCGGCGGTGGCGATTTGGTTGATCGGGTATCTGCGGACCGCCGTCACCCCCGTACTGCTCGCGCTGCTGGGCACCGCGCTGCTCGGGCCCCTGTACCGGTGGCTCGTACGGATGGGTATGCACCGCTCACTGGCAGCCGGGCTCACCTGTGCGGCCGTCGTCGCGGTGGTCGGTGGGGCCACCTACATCGTCGTCAGCGCGCTCATCGACAGCGGCGACCAGATCGTCTCCTCGCTGCGGGAGGCCGCGAAGGGCCTCGCTGAGCACTTCGGGGCTGCGGGCACTTCCCTCGACGACCTCGCGACCAATGCGAAGGACCTGCTCACCAAGTTCGGCGGGACCGCTGCCTCCGGTGTGATCAGCGGGCTGAGCGTGGTGGGCGAATCGATCGCCATCGCCGTGCTGGCCCTGCTGCTGATCTTCTTCTTCCTCCGTGACTCCGACAAGGCGGCGGGACTGGCGCGGGTCATCGCACCCGGGCCGAACAGGGAAGTCGTCGAGGCGATGGGACGACGCGCCTTCGAGGCCGTCGAGGGTTTTATGCGGGGGACCACGTTCATCGCCCTGATCGACGCCTTCTGCATCACCATCGGACTGTTGATCCTGCGGGTTCCCGGTGCCCTCGGGCTCGGGGCGCTCGTCTTTGTGGGGGCGTACATCCCCTATCTCGGTGCGTTCCTCTCCGGCGCGGTCGCGGTCCTGGTGGCGCTCGCCGACCGGGGATGGGTCATCGCGCTCTGGGCGTTGGGTGTCGTCCTCGCCGTCCAGGTGCTGGAGGGGCACGTGCTCCAGCCGATGATCCAGAGCCGTACCGTCCAGATGCACCCGGCCGTCGTGATGCTGGCGATCACCGCGGGCGCCGGTGTGGCGGGGATCCTGGGGATGCTGCTCGCCGTACCCGTGACCGCCGCGGCCTTCGGCATCATCGGTGAACTGCGGAAGGTCTACGGCAGCGGAACGACCGAGGGGGCACAAGGGGCCGGGACGGAATCGGCCGGCTGA